From the Deinococcus aestuarii genome, the window AGGCGCTGGCGAGCAGGTGCGTCTTCCCCACCCCGAAGCCCCCGTCGAGGTAGATGCCCCGCCCCTCGGGCTTGGCACGCCGGAAGAGGCGGAAGCCGCCGGGCCGCACCTGCGCCCCCTTGAGAAACGCCTGAAGGCTCGCGCGCGCCTGCGCCTGGCTGGCGTACTCGGGGTTGGGGCGGTAGGTCTCGAAGCGCACGTCCTGAAAGCGGGCGCTGGGAGCGAGGCCCGCCGTGAGTTCCTCGGGCGTGAGGGTGGGTTTGCGGGCGAGGAGGTCGATCACGGGGCAGGGTCTCTCAGGGCGCGGGGGGAGGAGGGAAGCTGGCGGCGCCTAGCGGTGAATCTCCAGCTCCACCTTCACGTTGCCGCGCCGGGTCTCGTTCACCACGCGCTTGAAGTCGATGCGCCCGATGCCGTCGGCGCTGAGGCTGTCGCCCTCGCGGATCTCGCTGCTCGCGCGGGCCACCTGGCCGTTGAGGCGCACCTTGCCGCCGTCGATGCCCTGCTGGAAGTACGCGCGGCTCACCCCGAAGCCCTTGGCGCCCACCACGTCCACCCGCATCGACGGCACGACGACCTCGCGCGTCTTGCTGCCCCGGCCCGCCGTCTCACCCACCTCCTCGGCCTCGACCTCGCGGCCCCCGAGCTCGGTGAGGGCGGCGAGCGTCTGGGCCGCCTTGCCCGTCGCGGCGACGAGAAAGGAGCCGCCGCGTTCCTCGCGCAGGTCGCCGAGCTGGTCTTCCGGCAGTTCGAGTCGGCGCAGGTGCACGGCGAAGTCCTGAAGGTCCCAGGGGGGACCGCCCTCGCCCGGGGTCACCCGCAGGACGGTCACGCCCGAGTCCACCTCGGGGATGTGGGCGGGATGGAGGGTGAGGATCACCCGGCGGGCGTCGGGGAAGCCGCCCCCGATGACGTACCGCACCTCGTCGTCCTGGAGGGCGCGGCGGTCGAGGTCGTCGCCGTCGAGGAAGGGGGTGCGCACCACGCGCCCGCCGCGCGCCTGCGCCACCAGGGTGGGGAGCTTCTGCTTCATGGGGGGCAGGATAGCGCCCGGGGGAGGGTGACCTGTGGCTTGTCGCTCGGAGGAGCAGGGCGAGGGGCAGCCTCGGCGGGACCCATCTCGCCTGCCCCCACCTCCCCCACACGCCACAGGCGACAAGCCCCCTTCCCCGCCCTACACTGGCCCCCATGCAGATCGCTGACCCGCTCGGGGTGCCCGGGGCCCCGCTGGAGACGTTGCAGGCCGTCCTCACGCACCTGGAGGGGGCCAACCTGACGGGCGGGCGGCTGATTCTGGTGCGTGACCGCCAGGGCAACCGGGGGGAGGCGCGCTACGGCGCCGTGGTGACCCTCGGGGGGCAGGCGGTCGTGGCCGCCCCCGCCTTCGGGCCGCACTACGGCCGGGCGGGCGCGCAGGCCCTCGCCGAGCTGACCCGCTGGGCGGGCGAGCGGGGCCTCCCCGTGCGCGAGACGGCGGTGAATCCGGCGGACCTCGTGCGCGTCCTCGCCGAGCCGGGCGCGGACGAGATCGCGCGCATCGTCGCGGCGAGCAATCCCAGCGACCCCGCGATCTACACGGCCCTGCCCCCCCGGCGCCCCGCAGAGGACGACTGGGAGGCGTAGCCGGGTCTCCTCCACCCCACCCCCCACCTCCATGAAGGGTGGGGGGTTTTTGGCGCCGGGAGCGGGATTTTCTCCTTGGGGATGGGATTTGCACGGGGAACGTAAGAGTCGGCGTGGCACGCTGCGGGCACGACGAGCGAGGGCCGCCGCCAGGCCGCGCGCCCTCCGGACCTGCCCCAACCCACGCCCAGGAGACCCCACCCCTTCCCATGAACATGTCCAGCCACACCCGTCCGGCCCCGAC encodes:
- a CDS encoding S4 domain-containing protein, coding for MKQKLPTLVAQARGGRVVRTPFLDGDDLDRRALQDDEVRYVIGGGFPDARRVILTLHPAHIPEVDSGVTVLRVTPGEGGPPWDLQDFAVHLRRLELPEDQLGDLREERGGSFLVAATGKAAQTLAALTELGGREVEAEEVGETAGRGSKTREVVVPSMRVDVVGAKGFGVSRAYFQQGIDGGKVRLNGQVARASSEIREGDSLSADGIGRIDFKRVVNETRRGNVKVELEIHR
- a CDS encoding DUF3197 domain-containing protein, which gives rise to MQIADPLGVPGAPLETLQAVLTHLEGANLTGGRLILVRDRQGNRGEARYGAVVTLGGQAVVAAPAFGPHYGRAGAQALAELTRWAGERGLPVRETAVNPADLVRVLAEPGADEIARIVAASNPSDPAIYTALPPRRPAEDDWEA